A single window of Kitasatospora sp. HUAS MG31 DNA harbors:
- a CDS encoding polysaccharide deacetylase family protein, which translates to MTDAVPLFVYHSVSEHPEPWLAPLTVTPQAFADQLDIITSAGRTVIPLRRLVAALRGGPPLPAHCAVLTFDDGYADFYWAVAQVLSDRDLPATLYVTTGAVHVPGRPADGSLLPPAPMLSWRQITNLDALGIEIGGHSRTHAQLDTLRGRRLDDELDGCKRELEDAVGHPVTAFAYPGGYADPVVRRRAHRAGWTSGALAGSAFSSAGDDPMRIARLRVRADTGRETFQAWAQGLGAPVAPYPEPLRDKGWRAYRRIRAALGHPVDGEIERQAK; encoded by the coding sequence ATGACCGACGCCGTCCCGCTCTTCGTCTACCACTCCGTCTCCGAGCACCCCGAGCCCTGGCTCGCCCCGCTCACCGTGACCCCGCAGGCCTTCGCCGACCAGCTGGACATCATCACCTCCGCCGGACGCACCGTGATCCCGCTGCGCCGCCTGGTGGCCGCCCTGCGCGGCGGCCCCCCGCTGCCCGCCCACTGCGCCGTGCTCACCTTCGACGACGGCTACGCCGACTTCTACTGGGCGGTCGCCCAGGTGCTCTCCGACCGCGACCTGCCCGCCACCCTGTACGTCACCACCGGCGCCGTCCACGTCCCCGGCCGCCCCGCCGACGGCAGCCTGCTCCCGCCCGCCCCGATGCTCAGCTGGCGGCAGATCACCAACCTGGACGCGCTGGGCATCGAGATCGGCGGCCACTCCCGTACCCACGCCCAGCTGGACACCCTGCGCGGTCGCCGGCTCGACGACGAACTCGACGGCTGCAAACGCGAGTTGGAGGACGCCGTCGGCCACCCGGTGACCGCCTTCGCCTATCCCGGCGGGTACGCCGACCCGGTGGTGCGGCGCCGGGCCCACCGGGCCGGCTGGACCTCCGGCGCCCTCGCCGGCAGCGCCTTCAGCTCCGCGGGCGACGACCCGATGCGGATCGCCCGGCTGCGGGTCCGCGCCGACACCGGACGGGAGACCTTCCAGGCCTGGGCGCAGGGCCTCGGCGCCCCCGTGGCGCCCTACCCCGAACCGCTCAGGGACAAGGGCTGGCGGGCCTACCGGCGGATCCGCGCCGCCCTCGGCCACCCGGTCGACGGGGAGATCGAGAGGCAAGCGAAATGA
- a CDS encoding glycosyltransferase: protein MIVSIALILISTLFFTMAVATLWWMMHAWRTPENLARTRFTEPEGPHRNSFSLLVPARHEERVLAATVEKVLESHYEDFEVLLIVGHDDPETTAVARALAERHPDRVRVVVDTHRVKNKPKALNTALPHCRGDVVGVFDAEDQVHPDLLGHVDHAFRTADAAVVQGGVQLINFSSSWYSLRNCLEYFFWFRSRLHLHARRGFIPLGGNTVFIRGDVLRAVGGWDQECLAEDCDLGVRLSSEGAKVVVAYDAALVTREETPDSLYALLRQRTRWNQGFLQVYRKRAWARLPLRRQRLLARWTLATPFVQALAGLFIPVGVALALLFAVPVGVAMITFLPLLPLAVTVAFEAVALHDFGVQYSLRVGPKHYLQLILGTPFYQLVLAAAAVRAVWREARGQHGWELTRHVGAHLAGGGPMREIRNEG, encoded by the coding sequence ATGATCGTCTCCATCGCCCTGATCCTCATCTCCACCCTCTTCTTCACCATGGCCGTCGCCACCCTGTGGTGGATGATGCACGCCTGGCGCACCCCCGAGAACCTCGCCCGCACCCGCTTCACGGAACCCGAGGGCCCGCACCGCAACTCCTTCTCGCTGCTCGTCCCCGCCCGGCACGAGGAACGGGTGCTCGCCGCCACCGTGGAGAAGGTGCTGGAGTCCCACTACGAGGACTTCGAGGTGCTGCTGATCGTCGGTCACGACGACCCCGAGACCACCGCGGTGGCCCGCGCGCTGGCCGAACGCCACCCCGACCGGGTCCGGGTGGTCGTCGACACCCACCGGGTCAAGAACAAGCCCAAGGCCCTGAACACCGCCCTGCCGCACTGCCGCGGCGACGTGGTCGGCGTCTTCGACGCCGAGGACCAGGTCCACCCCGACCTGCTCGGCCACGTCGACCACGCCTTCCGGACCGCCGACGCCGCCGTGGTCCAGGGCGGCGTCCAGCTGATCAACTTCTCCTCCAGCTGGTACAGCCTGCGCAACTGCCTGGAGTACTTCTTCTGGTTCCGCAGCCGCCTCCACCTGCACGCCCGACGGGGCTTCATCCCGCTCGGCGGCAACACCGTGTTCATCCGCGGCGACGTCCTGCGCGCCGTCGGCGGCTGGGACCAGGAGTGCCTCGCCGAGGACTGCGACCTCGGCGTCCGGCTCTCCAGCGAGGGCGCCAAGGTGGTGGTCGCGTACGACGCCGCCCTGGTCACCCGCGAGGAGACCCCCGACTCGCTGTACGCCCTGCTGCGCCAGCGCACCCGGTGGAACCAGGGCTTCCTCCAGGTCTACCGCAAGCGCGCCTGGGCCCGGCTGCCGCTGCGCCGCCAGCGGCTGCTGGCCCGCTGGACCCTGGCCACCCCGTTCGTCCAGGCCCTCGCCGGGCTGTTCATCCCGGTCGGGGTCGCCCTGGCGCTGCTCTTCGCGGTGCCGGTCGGGGTGGCGATGATCACCTTCCTGCCGCTGCTGCCGCTGGCCGTCACGGTCGCCTTCGAGGCGGTCGCCCTGCACGACTTCGGCGTGCAGTACAGCCTGCGGGTCGGCCCCAAGCACTACCTCCAGCTGATCCTCGGCACCCCCTTCTACCAGCTGGTCCTGGCGGCGGCGGCCGTCCGGGCGGTCTGGCGGGAGGCCCGCGGCCAGCACGGCTGGGAGCTCACCCGGCACGTCGGTGCCCACCTCGCCGGAGGCGGCCCGATGCGCGAGATTCGGAACGAGGGATGA
- a CDS encoding ArnT family glycosyltransferase, with amino-acid sequence MTVTTLQRAPTTGPARPAVPLRLGRSPTWLGVAAVVLPTLAVLTVQAWNISGWPAGNDDEGTYLSQAWSVQQGHGLAPYTYWYDHPPLGWLQIAALSWLPELFASHDQVMTGSLRTVMLPITAISCVLLYLLARRLGLPRWAGSLAVLLFGLSPLAVSLQRQVLLDNLAVMWVLAAMVLCASPRRDLWQHTAAGLAFGVAVLSKETIIVLLPALVLLLWQRSHPATRGFSLAGAAGGLVTVLSLYPLYALLKNELVPGSGHVSLLEGLSFQLSRPGSPSLLAADSANRQILDSWLYYDRFLLLGGLAAAVLMLLRRPMRPIGLAAVLLAVIAMRPGYLPAMFVIQALPFLALALAGTADRAVVLLRRGTAAAGRRLPPALRRPLYLTAVALTGLAAVSAVAPGWYAGDRTAVTADANDGYDKAAQWLRGALTDPATARVAVDNVLWMDLVRDGLRPGLGAIWFYKIDLDPAVARELPGGWKDLDYIVSTPTVRQPSNSRLTTVQEALAHSTVAASFGSGDHLIEIRRIVTEPAGEGP; translated from the coding sequence ATGACGGTGACCACCCTGCAGCGCGCGCCCACCACCGGGCCCGCCCGACCCGCCGTACCGCTGCGGCTCGGCCGCAGTCCCACCTGGCTCGGCGTCGCCGCCGTCGTCCTGCCCACCCTCGCCGTGCTCACCGTCCAGGCCTGGAACATCAGCGGCTGGCCCGCGGGCAACGACGACGAGGGCACCTACCTCTCCCAGGCCTGGTCCGTCCAGCAGGGCCACGGACTCGCCCCCTACACCTACTGGTACGACCACCCGCCGCTCGGCTGGCTGCAGATCGCCGCCCTCTCCTGGCTGCCCGAGCTGTTCGCCTCCCACGACCAGGTGATGACCGGCTCGCTCCGGACGGTGATGCTGCCGATCACCGCGATCTCCTGCGTCCTGCTGTACCTGCTCGCCCGGCGGCTCGGACTGCCGCGCTGGGCCGGCTCGCTGGCCGTCCTGCTGTTCGGGCTCTCCCCGCTCGCGGTCAGCCTCCAGCGCCAGGTGCTGCTCGACAACCTCGCCGTGATGTGGGTGCTCGCCGCGATGGTCCTCTGCGCCTCGCCCCGCCGCGACCTGTGGCAGCACACCGCCGCCGGACTGGCCTTCGGCGTCGCGGTGCTCTCCAAGGAGACCATCATCGTGCTGCTGCCCGCCCTGGTCCTCCTGCTGTGGCAGCGCAGCCACCCCGCCACCCGCGGCTTCTCCCTGGCCGGCGCGGCCGGCGGCCTGGTCACCGTGCTCTCCCTCTATCCGCTGTACGCGCTGCTCAAGAACGAGCTGGTCCCCGGCAGCGGCCACGTCTCCCTGCTGGAGGGCCTGAGCTTCCAGCTCAGCCGCCCCGGCTCCCCCTCGCTGCTCGCCGCCGACTCGGCGAACCGTCAGATCCTCGACAGCTGGCTCTACTACGACCGCTTCCTGCTGCTCGGCGGCCTCGCCGCGGCCGTCCTGATGCTGCTGCGCAGACCGATGCGCCCGATCGGCCTGGCCGCCGTCCTGCTCGCCGTGATCGCGATGCGGCCCGGCTACCTGCCCGCCATGTTCGTCATCCAGGCCCTGCCCTTCCTGGCCCTGGCCCTCGCCGGCACCGCCGACCGCGCCGTGGTGCTGCTGCGCCGCGGCACCGCCGCGGCCGGCCGCCGACTGCCACCCGCCCTGCGCCGCCCGCTGTACCTCACCGCCGTCGCCCTCACCGGCCTCGCCGCCGTCTCGGCCGTCGCCCCGGGCTGGTACGCGGGCGACCGCACCGCCGTCACCGCCGACGCCAACGACGGCTACGACAAGGCCGCCCAGTGGCTGCGCGGCGCCCTCACCGACCCCGCCACCGCCCGGGTCGCGGTGGACAACGTGCTCTGGATGGACCTGGTCCGCGACGGCCTGCGGCCCGGCCTCGGCGCCATCTGGTTCTACAAGATCGACCTCGACCCGGCCGTCGCCAGGGAGCTGCCCGGCGGCTGGAAGGACCTCGACTACATCGTCTCCACCCCGACCGTCCGCCAGCCCTCGAACTCCCGGCTCACCACCGTTCAGGAGGCCCTCGCCCACTCCACCGTGGCCGCCTCCTTCGGCAGCGGCGACCACCTGATCGAGATCCGGCGGATCGTCACCGAACCCGCGGGGGAGGGGCCGTGA
- a CDS encoding glycosyltransferase — translation MTTFDLTGGPAPFTVVIPTRNEPGAIHELLDRLAEALPVHPGGPPPRLLLVDDSTDHTPAVIRAAARRCPLPVSLLHREDPVGGLGGALTEGLRAAEGEWAVVMDAGLRHPAHLVPRLVAAGRAAGADLAVASRYAPGTGPRGVRRAAPGPATLLTRLLFARELRRISDPASGLFAVRRAAVDLAELRPLGYRALLELAVRGGLRRVVEVPYRHATRRAGEAEQDGAERAADPARPHGLRALTRFAGLWLSTPLGRAAAFALIGLSGILPNLAALALLTGLGLHYLPAAVLANQAGIAWNLTLLETTVYRHRRQRHWADRMLRFFAVSNLDLLLRIPLMALLVSGLGLAAAPATVLSLVVSCVLRFLVAERAIYHLPAHRSRRECLP, via the coding sequence GTGACCACCTTCGACCTGACCGGCGGACCCGCCCCGTTCACCGTCGTCATCCCCACCCGCAACGAACCCGGGGCCATCCACGAACTGCTCGACCGGCTCGCAGAGGCCCTGCCCGTCCACCCCGGCGGGCCGCCGCCCCGGCTGCTGCTGGTCGACGACAGCACCGACCACACCCCGGCCGTGATCCGCGCGGCCGCCCGGCGGTGCCCGCTGCCGGTCTCCCTGCTCCACCGTGAGGACCCGGTCGGCGGGCTCGGCGGCGCGCTCACCGAGGGCCTGCGCGCCGCCGAGGGCGAGTGGGCGGTGGTCATGGACGCAGGACTGCGGCACCCGGCGCATCTCGTTCCGCGCCTGGTCGCCGCCGGCCGGGCTGCCGGGGCCGACCTCGCGGTGGCCAGCCGGTACGCCCCCGGCACCGGACCGCGTGGCGTCCGGCGGGCCGCCCCGGGCCCGGCCACCCTGCTCACCCGGCTGCTGTTCGCCCGCGAGCTGCGCCGGATCAGCGACCCGGCCAGCGGACTGTTCGCGGTCCGCCGCGCCGCCGTGGATCTCGCCGAGCTGCGCCCGCTCGGCTACCGGGCGCTGCTGGAACTGGCGGTCCGCGGCGGACTGCGCCGGGTGGTCGAGGTGCCGTACCGGCACGCCACCCGTCGGGCCGGCGAGGCGGAACAGGACGGCGCCGAGCGGGCGGCCGACCCCGCCAGACCGCACGGGCTGCGCGCCCTCACCCGGTTCGCCGGGCTGTGGCTGTCCACCCCGCTCGGCCGGGCCGCCGCCTTCGCCCTGATCGGGCTGAGCGGGATCCTGCCCAACCTCGCCGCGCTCGCCCTGCTCACCGGCCTCGGCCTGCACTACCTGCCGGCCGCCGTCCTCGCCAACCAGGCCGGCATCGCCTGGAACCTCACCCTGCTGGAGACGACCGTCTACCGGCACCGCCGCCAACGCCACTGGGCGGACCGGATGCTGCGCTTCTTCGCCGTCTCCAACCTGGACCTGCTGCTACGGATCCCGCTGATGGCCCTGCTGGTCAGCGGCCTCGGCCTGGCCGCGGCCCCGGCGACCGTCCTCAGCCTCGTCGTCTCCTGCGTGCTGCGCTTCCTGGTGGCCGAGCGCGCGATCTACCACCTGCCCGCCCACCGCTCCCGGAGGGAGTGCCTCCCATGA
- a CDS encoding galactose oxidase early set domain-containing protein — protein sequence MNAKRRRSAVVLGTVALLAPMLTAQYASAAPPANLISNPGFEKVDKNNWPQCWEKSGWGNGTFSYQVVTDAHEGRKAVKLAIDGVTQGDRKTMMFESGACAPKATPGHQYDLSLWYKSTTPNAVITAFRHDTTQGWQYWTDLQTLPVAGAYTQTTVRTPAVPPNTDQITWGVAVYGTGSLTTDEYAMTDATPTPPPPPNCTAGDACTKGQWQVLPMNNPVRSMHASVLHNGLVLLIAGSGNDPDQFAAGTFTSAVYNPANGSFTTIPTPSDMFCAGHVMLSDGRLLIMGGNKDYPAADGSHGYEGLKSSYIFDPDTLAYTRTNDMNDGHWYPSFTEMGNGDILSFGGLREDSSGSVTQELFSDATKSWKPLWQVNQTWSFLGLYPAMILMQDGRLFYSGSHVFGNGTPGTGASIYDYNANTLTDVPGLRSKDQRDQSMSVLLPPAQDQRVLTAGGGNVNTNPDANRLTDLIDLKAASPAYTPGPSLPQGTMTGGVPQTGDQGKMYVSMVLLPDGKVFETGGALHNRADPVYEASMFDPGTNAFAPGMATDPVPRGYHSSAFLLPDGRVMAVGDNPGDGTFEHRVSVYSPPYLFKGARPQITAVDSTHWTYGSSQRIVTNTPIVKAELIRPEAVTHSSDPNQRFVDLPMTVNADGSTNLNLTTNPNLAPPGHYMLFVVDANGVPSVASWVHVM from the coding sequence ATGAACGCGAAACGACGTCGCAGCGCGGTCGTCCTGGGCACCGTGGCCCTGCTGGCCCCCATGCTCACCGCCCAGTACGCGTCGGCCGCTCCCCCGGCCAACCTGATCTCCAACCCCGGCTTCGAGAAGGTCGACAAGAACAACTGGCCGCAGTGCTGGGAGAAATCAGGCTGGGGCAACGGCACCTTCAGCTACCAGGTCGTCACCGACGCCCACGAGGGCAGGAAGGCGGTCAAGCTCGCCATCGACGGCGTCACCCAGGGCGACCGCAAGACGATGATGTTCGAGAGCGGCGCCTGCGCCCCCAAGGCCACCCCGGGCCACCAGTACGACCTCAGCCTCTGGTACAAGTCCACCACCCCCAACGCCGTGATCACCGCCTTCCGCCACGACACCACCCAGGGCTGGCAGTACTGGACCGACCTGCAGACCCTCCCGGTCGCCGGCGCCTACACCCAGACCACCGTCCGCACCCCGGCGGTGCCGCCCAACACCGACCAGATCACCTGGGGCGTCGCCGTGTACGGCACCGGGTCGCTCACCACCGACGAGTACGCGATGACCGACGCCACCCCCACCCCGCCGCCCCCGCCCAACTGCACCGCCGGGGACGCCTGCACCAAGGGCCAGTGGCAGGTCCTGCCGATGAACAACCCGGTGCGCAGCATGCACGCCTCCGTCCTGCACAACGGTCTGGTGCTGCTGATCGCCGGCTCCGGCAACGACCCGGACCAGTTCGCCGCCGGCACCTTCACCTCCGCGGTCTACAACCCGGCGAACGGCAGCTTCACCACCATCCCCACGCCCAGCGACATGTTCTGCGCCGGGCACGTGATGCTCTCCGACGGCCGCCTGCTGATCATGGGCGGCAACAAGGACTACCCGGCGGCCGACGGCAGCCACGGCTACGAGGGGCTGAAGTCCTCGTACATCTTCGACCCGGACACCCTCGCCTACACCCGCACCAACGACATGAACGACGGTCACTGGTACCCCTCGTTCACCGAGATGGGCAACGGCGACATCCTGTCCTTCGGCGGCCTGCGCGAGGACTCCAGCGGCAGCGTCACCCAGGAGCTGTTCTCCGACGCCACCAAGTCCTGGAAGCCGCTGTGGCAGGTCAACCAGACCTGGTCCTTCCTCGGCCTCTACCCGGCGATGATCCTGATGCAGGACGGCCGGCTGTTCTACTCCGGCAGCCACGTCTTCGGCAACGGCACCCCCGGCACCGGCGCCTCCATCTACGACTACAACGCCAACACCCTCACCGACGTCCCGGGCCTGCGGAGCAAGGACCAGCGGGACCAGTCGATGAGCGTGCTGCTGCCGCCCGCCCAGGACCAGCGGGTGCTCACCGCCGGCGGCGGCAACGTCAACACCAACCCCGACGCCAACCGGCTCACCGACCTGATCGACCTCAAGGCCGCCAGCCCCGCCTACACCCCCGGCCCCTCCCTGCCCCAGGGCACGATGACCGGCGGCGTCCCGCAGACCGGCGACCAGGGCAAGATGTACGTCTCCATGGTGCTGCTGCCCGACGGCAAGGTCTTCGAGACCGGCGGCGCCCTCCACAACCGGGCCGACCCGGTGTACGAGGCCTCGATGTTCGACCCCGGCACCAACGCCTTCGCCCCGGGCATGGCCACCGACCCGGTGCCGCGCGGCTACCACTCCTCGGCCTTCCTGCTGCCCGACGGCCGGGTGATGGCGGTGGGCGACAACCCGGGCGACGGCACCTTCGAGCACCGCGTCTCGGTCTACTCGCCGCCGTACCTGTTCAAGGGCGCCCGGCCGCAGATCACCGCGGTGGACAGCACCCACTGGACCTACGGGTCCAGCCAGCGCATCGTCACCAACACCCCGATCGTCAAGGCCGAACTGATCCGCCCGGAGGCCGTCACCCACTCCTCCGACCCCAACCAGCGCTTCGTCGACCTGCCGATGACCGTCAACGCCGACGGCAGCACCAACCTGAACCTCACCACCAACCCGAACCTCGCGCCGCCCGGCCACTACATGCTCTTCGTCGTCGACGCGAACGGAGTGCCCTCGGTGGCCAGCTGGGTCCACGTGATGTGA